From Pseudomonas sp. CCI4.2, one genomic window encodes:
- the dcd gene encoding dCTP deaminase, with protein MSIKSDKWIRRMAQEHAMIEPFVERQVRGEGANRLISYGVSSYGYDVRCAAEFKVFTNINSATVDPKNFDEKSFVDVTSDVCIIPPNSFALARTVEYFRIPRNVLTICLGKSTYARCGIIVNVTPLEPEWEGHVTLEFSNTTTLPAKIYANEGVAQMLFLESDEECEISYKDRGGKYQGQRGVTLPRT; from the coding sequence ATGAGTATCAAATCGGACAAGTGGATTCGCCGCATGGCGCAAGAACACGCAATGATCGAGCCGTTCGTAGAGCGTCAGGTACGGGGCGAAGGCGCTAACCGATTGATTTCCTACGGTGTATCCAGCTATGGCTACGACGTGCGTTGTGCCGCTGAATTCAAGGTGTTTACCAACATCAACTCGGCGACCGTCGACCCAAAAAACTTCGATGAAAAAAGCTTTGTTGATGTGACCAGCGACGTCTGCATCATCCCGCCGAACTCGTTTGCACTGGCCCGCACCGTCGAATATTTCCGTATTCCGCGCAATGTGCTGACCATCTGTCTGGGAAAAAGCACTTACGCTCGCTGCGGAATCATCGTCAACGTGACCCCACTTGAGCCTGAATGGGAAGGTCACGTCACTCTGGAATTCTCGAATACCACGACCTTGCCGGCGAAAATCTACGCGAACGAAGGAGTGGCACAGATGCTTTTCCTGGAATCCGACGAAGAGTGCGAAATCTCCTACAAAGACCGTGGCGGCAAGTATCAAGGTCAGCGTGGCGTGACCCTTCCACGTACCTGA
- a CDS encoding cold-shock protein, whose protein sequence is MSNRQTGTVKWFNDEKGFGFITPQSGDDLFVHFKAIQSDGFKSLKEGQQVSFVATRGQKGMQAEEVQVI, encoded by the coding sequence ATGTCTAATCGCCAAACTGGTACCGTTAAGTGGTTCAACGATGAAAAAGGCTTCGGCTTCATCACTCCACAATCGGGTGACGACCTGTTCGTTCACTTCAAAGCAATCCAATCTGACGGCTTCAAAAGCCTGAAAGAAGGCCAACAGGTCTCTTTCGTCGCTACCCGCGGCCAGAAAGGCATGCAAGCTGAAGAAGTTCAAGTTATCTAA
- the pdeM gene encoding ligase-associated DNA damage response endonuclease PdeM — protein MTPHYPIELAGAQLWLLADKAIYYPALRVLMIADAHFGKAAAYRKLGQPVPRGTTHSNLQRIDALLERYPSEHLIFLGDFFHAPGSRAAATLAALREWRLRHEALRIVLIRGNHDLRAGDPPVDWGFEVVSEPLLLGPFALQHEPDAHPTHTVLAGHVHPVYRLQGNGRQSLRLACFYIKERIAVLPAFGAFTGGMEIKPDVASQIFIVGDGAVWRAL, from the coding sequence ATGACGCCCCATTACCCAATAGAACTGGCAGGGGCGCAATTGTGGCTGCTGGCAGACAAGGCGATCTACTACCCGGCCTTGCGAGTGTTGATGATTGCCGATGCGCATTTCGGCAAAGCTGCCGCCTACCGAAAACTCGGGCAACCGGTGCCCCGAGGGACCACCCACAGCAACTTGCAACGAATAGACGCGCTGCTTGAGCGTTACCCGTCCGAGCACCTGATTTTTTTGGGCGATTTTTTTCATGCGCCAGGCTCGCGAGCGGCCGCGACATTGGCGGCGTTGCGGGAATGGAGGTTGCGCCACGAAGCGTTGCGCATTGTATTGATTCGCGGCAATCACGATCTACGCGCCGGTGACCCGCCCGTCGATTGGGGTTTTGAGGTTGTGTCAGAACCCTTGTTGCTCGGGCCGTTCGCGCTACAGCACGAACCGGATGCACATCCAACGCACACGGTACTGGCGGGTCACGTCCATCCGGTTTATCGGCTCCAGGGAAACGGTCGACAAAGCCTGCGACTGGCGTGTTTTTACATAAAAGAGCGAATCGCCGTGCTGCCGGCCTTCGGAGCCTTTACGGGAGGCATGGAGATAAAACCCGACGTCGCCAGCCAGATTTTTATCGTCGGTGACGGGGCCGTGTGGCGGGCGCTATGA
- the apbC gene encoding iron-sulfur cluster carrier protein ApbC: MSAVNRAAVEAVLRQYTDPYLNQDPVSAGCVRGIDIQGDRVSVQLELGYAAGLFKNGWAQMLQIALEGLDGVSSAKVDVRCVISAHKAQEQIPGLANVKNIVAVASGKGGVGKSTTAANLALALSREGARVGMLDADIYGPSQGVMFGIAEGTRPKIKDQKWFVPIESHGIQVMSMAFLTDDNTPMVWRGPMVSGALLQLITQTAWDDLDYLVIDMPPGTGDIQLTLAQKVPVAGAVIVTTPQDLALLDAKKGVEMFRKVNIPVLGVVENMAVHICSNCGHAEHLFGEGGGEKLAAQYDVELLASLPLSMLIREQADGGKPTVIAEPESQIAMVYQELARHVGARIVLQEAQSQAMPSITVSDD; the protein is encoded by the coding sequence ATGAGCGCCGTTAATCGCGCAGCGGTGGAAGCCGTTCTTCGCCAATATACCGACCCTTATTTGAATCAGGATCCTGTCAGCGCTGGCTGTGTCCGCGGCATCGACATCCAGGGTGATCGCGTCAGCGTGCAGCTGGAACTGGGTTATGCCGCCGGCTTGTTCAAAAATGGCTGGGCGCAAATGCTGCAAATCGCCCTCGAAGGGCTCGACGGTGTGTCGTCGGCCAAGGTCGACGTCCGCTGTGTGATTTCTGCGCACAAGGCCCAGGAACAAATACCGGGCCTGGCCAATGTGAAAAACATTGTGGCCGTGGCGTCGGGTAAAGGTGGGGTGGGCAAATCCACGACGGCGGCGAACCTGGCCCTGGCGTTGTCTCGGGAAGGCGCACGCGTGGGCATGCTTGACGCGGACATCTACGGCCCGAGCCAAGGTGTGATGTTCGGCATTGCCGAGGGCACACGGCCGAAGATTAAGGATCAAAAGTGGTTCGTGCCCATCGAATCCCACGGCATCCAAGTGATGTCCATGGCGTTTCTGACGGACGACAACACGCCGATGGTCTGGCGCGGGCCGATGGTATCCGGTGCCTTGTTGCAGTTGATTACGCAAACGGCCTGGGATGACCTGGATTATTTGGTCATCGATATGCCGCCAGGCACCGGTGATATTCAACTGACGCTAGCGCAGAAAGTCCCGGTGGCGGGCGCTGTGATTGTCACCACGCCGCAGGATCTGGCTTTGCTGGACGCGAAGAAGGGCGTGGAGATGTTCCGTAAGGTCAACATTCCGGTGTTGGGCGTGGTGGAAAACATGGCCGTTCACATCTGCTCCAACTGCGGCCACGCAGAGCACCTCTTCGGTGAGGGTGGCGGCGAGAAGCTGGCGGCCCAATACGATGTGGAGCTGTTGGCGTCGTTGCCATTGTCCATGCTGATTCGCGAGCAGGCGGACGGCGGCAAGCCAACGGTCATCGCTGAGCCTGAAAGTCAGATCGCGATGGTGTATCAAGAGCTGGCGCGGCACGTAGGCGCGCGGATCGTCTTGCAAGAAGCTCAGTCACAAGCCATGCCGAGCATCACCGTTAGCGACGATTGA
- the metG gene encoding methionine--tRNA ligase, whose protein sequence is MSEPRKILVTSALPYANGSIHLGHMLEYIQTDMWVRFQKHRGNQCIYVCADDAHGSAIMLRAEKEGITPEQLIANVKAEHSADFADFLVDFDNFHSTHSDENRELSSMIYTRLRDAGHIATRSITQYFDPEKLMFLADRFIKGTCPKCGTEDQYGDNCEKCGATYAPTDLKNPKSAISGATPVLKESQHFFFNLPDFDAMLKSWTRSGTLQEAVANKISEWLDAGLQQWDISRDAPYFGFEIPGEPGKYFYVWLDAPIGYMASFKNLCARRPDLDFDAYWAKDSTTELYHFIGKDIVNFHALFWPAMLEGAGLRKPTGINVHGYLTVNGQKMSKSRGTFIKARTYLDNLPPEYLRYYYAAKLSRGVDDLDLNLEDFVQKVNSDLIGKVVNIASRCAGFIHKGNAGVLVAGNAAPELTEAFLAAAPCIAEAYEARDFARAMREIMGLADRANAYIADKAPWSLAKQEGKQDEVQAVCALGINLFRQLVIFLKPVLPLLAADAEKFLNVAPLTWDDHLTLLSNHQLNPFLPLMTRIDPVKVQAMSDASKEDLTASDTSVAPQGNGELVKEPLAAEIDFDAFAAVDLRVALILKAEHVEGADKLLRLTLDIGDEQRNVFSGIKSAYPNPTELEGRLTMMIANLKPRKMRFGISEGMVMAAGLGGEEIYLLSPDSGAKPGQRIK, encoded by the coding sequence ATGTCCGAGCCACGCAAGATTCTCGTCACCAGCGCCCTGCCCTATGCCAATGGTTCAATTCACCTTGGCCATATGCTTGAGTACATCCAGACCGATATGTGGGTGCGCTTCCAAAAGCATCGCGGCAATCAGTGCATCTATGTCTGCGCGGACGACGCTCACGGCTCGGCAATCATGCTGCGTGCTGAAAAAGAAGGGATCACCCCGGAACAACTGATCGCCAACGTTAAGGCTGAACACAGCGCCGACTTTGCCGACTTCCTAGTGGACTTCGATAATTTTCACTCGACGCACTCGGACGAAAACCGCGAGCTGTCGAGCATGATCTACACCCGACTGCGTGATGCCGGGCACATCGCCACGCGCTCGATCACCCAGTATTTCGACCCGGAAAAACTGATGTTCCTGGCCGATCGCTTCATCAAGGGCACGTGCCCAAAGTGTGGCACTGAAGATCAATACGGCGACAACTGCGAAAAATGCGGTGCGACCTACGCGCCAACTGACCTGAAAAATCCGAAATCGGCCATTTCCGGGGCCACGCCGGTTCTGAAAGAGTCGCAGCACTTTTTCTTCAATCTGCCCGACTTCGACGCCATGCTGAAAAGCTGGACTCGCAGTGGCACGCTACAAGAGGCCGTTGCGAACAAAATTTCCGAATGGCTGGATGCAGGACTTCAACAGTGGGACATCTCCCGCGATGCACCGTATTTCGGTTTCGAAATTCCAGGCGAACCAGGCAAATACTTCTACGTGTGGCTAGACGCGCCGATTGGCTACATGGCCAGTTTCAAGAATCTCTGCGCACGCCGCCCTGATCTGGACTTCGACGCCTATTGGGCCAAGGATTCCACCACTGAGCTGTACCATTTCATTGGCAAGGACATCGTCAACTTCCACGCCCTGTTCTGGCCGGCCATGCTTGAAGGCGCGGGTTTGCGTAAGCCAACCGGGATCAATGTCCACGGCTACCTGACCGTTAATGGCCAGAAAATGTCGAAATCCCGCGGGACGTTCATCAAAGCCCGCACGTATCTGGACAACCTGCCGCCGGAATACCTGCGCTATTACTACGCGGCCAAGCTCAGCCGTGGCGTCGATGACCTGGACCTGAACCTTGAAGACTTCGTACAGAAGGTCAACTCGGACCTGATCGGCAAAGTGGTCAACATTGCCAGCCGCTGCGCCGGTTTCATTCATAAGGGCAACGCAGGCGTGCTGGTTGCAGGCAACGCCGCGCCGGAACTGACCGAAGCGTTTCTCGCAGCCGCGCCCTGCATTGCTGAAGCGTATGAAGCGCGGGACTTTGCCAGGGCCATGCGCGAAATCATGGGCCTTGCCGATCGCGCCAACGCCTATATCGCCGACAAAGCGCCGTGGTCACTGGCCAAGCAAGAAGGCAAACAAGATGAAGTCCAGGCCGTTTGCGCCTTGGGCATCAATCTGTTCCGCCAACTGGTGATTTTCCTCAAGCCGGTACTACCGCTGTTGGCTGCCGATGCTGAGAAATTCCTCAACGTCGCGCCGCTGACCTGGGACGATCACCTGACGCTGCTGAGTAATCATCAGCTCAACCCGTTCCTGCCGCTGATGACCCGAATCGATCCGGTAAAAGTACAAGCCATGAGCGACGCCTCGAAAGAAGACCTGACTGCCAGCGATACCTCGGTTGCGCCGCAAGGCAACGGTGAGTTGGTCAAAGAGCCGCTGGCCGCCGAAATCGACTTTGATGCGTTCGCCGCTGTGGACCTTCGAGTGGCCCTGATTCTCAAGGCTGAACACGTTGAAGGCGCTGACAAGCTGCTGCGTTTGACCTTGGACATTGGCGACGAACAACGCAATGTCTTCTCCGGCATCAAGAGCGCCTACCCGAATCCGACTGAACTGGAAGGGCGCCTGACGATGATGATTGCCAACCTCAAGCCACGCAAAATGCGCTTCGGCATTTCTGAAGGCATGGTGATGGCCGCTGGGCTTGGCGGCGAAGAAATCTACCTGCTCAGCCCGGACAGCGGCGCCAAGCCGGGGCAACGAATCAAGTAA